Within the Sporocytophaga myxococcoides DSM 11118 genome, the region ATTTCTTCAACAGCTTTTTCTACCTGTGTTTTGAATTCCTGAGGCTGACTTGTATGTGACCTTTTCGAGGTAAGTTTTTCCTGATGGATAGACGTAAACTCATTGTAATGATATTCGAATTTATCAGCCAGATCAATATTGGGAATATTATTTACTTGTATTTCGCTTTCAGAAGAATTGAAATAAATGTCAGGTCTGATCAGAATAGTTTCTTTTAAGTCCGGGTTGATAAATGGACTTAAAAGAAATCCAGGTTCAATGTTTTCATTAAACTCAACTTTATTAAGAGTTTCTGAAAAGTCAATGATGATGGAAATATCATTCCTCCCTGGTTCTCTCCATACAGCGACAGCAAGTCCAAGGTTAAAAGAAGCGGTGAATAATCGCTCCAGTGTTTCTTCAACCCGATCAAAACTTTGAATAAAGTCAGTGCGGGTACTCAATCCCTTCATCCGATAAGTGTATTTTACTTTTTTGGTACTATGGCAACAGTTAGTCTGCTGATACAAACTAATTCTTTTTTTTCATTTTCAATTCTGATATCCCAGATGTGTGTATTTTTCCCAAAGTGAATAAGAGATGCTCTGCCATATACATAGCCGCTACGAACGCTTTTAACATGGTTTGCGTTGATCTCCAGGCCAAATGGAGAAAATTGTTCAAGATTCACACATGATGCCGAACCGATGGATCCTAGTGTTTCAGCAAGTACAACTGACGCTCCTCCGTGCAGAAATCCCATTGGTTGATGGGTACGGTTATCTACGGGCATTTTGCCAATGATATAGTCTGCACCGACTTCAATGTATTCAATCCCTAAATACTCTACCATTGTATTTTTAGATAGATTATTAAGGTCTTGAACAGTAATGTTGGGATTAATCATTATTTTGCAATACTATATTAAGTACAAAAGTAGAAGAAAATTGAAAACGAAAAAAATTTACCTTTTAAGACATGGCCAGACAGATTATAATCTGAAAGGAATTGTTCAGGGGAGTGGAGTAGATACAGATCTGAATGAGACGGGCCATAATCAGGCAAAGGCATTTTATAATTCATATAGAAATGTTCCGTTTGATAAAATTTATATTTCTGCGTTAAAACGAACCAAACAATCCGTTCAACCATTTATAAATCTGGGTATTTCTTTTGAAACATTGAAAGGACTCAACGAAATCAACTGGGGCAATAAAGATGGCCAGATGATAAGTGTTGATGAAAATACACAATACTGGCAGCTGGTAAAAGGTTGGAACTCCGGAAATTTTGACCTCAAAATGGACGGTGGCGAAAGTCCTCGTGAAGTCGAGAAAAGACTTTTAGATGCATGGAATCACATTATTTCTAACGATAAAGAAGAAAATGTTTTAATATGCATGCACGGACGGGCTTTGAGGATTTTACTTGCATCCATACTGCACAATGATTTGAGTAAAATGGAAACATTTGAACATCATAATCTTGGCTTATATATCCTGACTTATTCCGGCGATACAGGGCTTGTGATTGAAAAATCAAATTGCATGGAACATTTGAAAAATTTATTTTGTTAAAAAAATCTGATATACATATATTTCCAAAATATGACTATTCGTTCATGTAATGTTTTTCATTCATGAATAGAATTTTTTCGTATTAGCAAAGAAAAGATTGAAATTATAATACCTAAATACCATAAATGTTAGCAAAAGTAAAATTCATCGACGTTAAGAAAACTGGTTTTTTTTCTACCGTCAGAGAAAGAGTAGATAATTATTTTACAGAGAATAATATCTCGAAGACAGGTAACACTGCAATGTATTTTAAAACAGTGTTTTTTTTGGGAGGGTTAAT harbors:
- a CDS encoding hotdog fold thioesterase — protein: MINPNITVQDLNNLSKNTMVEYLGIEYIEVGADYIIGKMPVDNRTHQPMGFLHGGASVVLAETLGSIGSASCVNLEQFSPFGLEINANHVKSVRSGYVYGRASLIHFGKNTHIWDIRIENEKKELVCISRLTVAIVPKK
- a CDS encoding histidine phosphatase family protein, yielding MKTKKIYLLRHGQTDYNLKGIVQGSGVDTDLNETGHNQAKAFYNSYRNVPFDKIYISALKRTKQSVQPFINLGISFETLKGLNEINWGNKDGQMISVDENTQYWQLVKGWNSGNFDLKMDGGESPREVEKRLLDAWNHIISNDKEENVLICMHGRALRILLASILHNDLSKMETFEHHNLGLYILTYSGDTGLVIEKSNCMEHLKNLFC